Proteins encoded in a region of the Vicia villosa cultivar HV-30 ecotype Madison, WI linkage group LG5, Vvil1.0, whole genome shotgun sequence genome:
- the LOC131602667 gene encoding protein yippee-like At5g53940: MGRVFFLDLEGRAYRCVFCQTPLALADHVLSRSFSCSRGRAYLFSKVVNVTLGTQVERLMISGMHTVEDIFCCCCGQIVGWKYIIAHEKSEAYKEGKFVLERWRIVDDVEEELNLDANASSSESDENP, from the exons ATGGGTAGGGTTTTCTTTCTTGATTTAGAAGGAAGAGCTTACCGATGCGTATTCTGTCAAACCCCTCTTGCCCTTGCCGATCATGTTCTCTCTCGG TCATTCAGCTGCAGTCGAGGGAGGGCATACCTTTTCAGCAAAGT GGTGAATGTTACGCTTGGGACTCAAGTAGAGAGATTGATGATATCTGGAATGCATACTGTTGAAGACATATTTTGTTGCTGCTGTGGACAAATTGTTGGATGGAAATAT ATCATAGCACATGAGAAAAGTGAAGCATATAAAGAAGGGAAATTTGTGCTCGAGAG ATGGAGGATAGTTGATGACGTTGAAGAGGAATTAAATTTGGATGCTAATGCTAGTTCAAGCGAATCAGATGAAAACCCTTAG
- the LOC131605535 gene encoding uncharacterized protein LOC131605535, producing MAGRNDDTIAAAMEVMAQALEHQSNVGENDGSRSLATFQRENRPIFKGTYDPDGAMTWLKEIERIVRVMDCTPDQKWLETRQRLEVAGEEVTWVVFCREFLRKYSLEEVRGKKEIEFLELKQGSMFVTAYAAKSGKLAKFYQHYDGPY from the exons ATGGCGGGAAGAAACGACGATAcgattgctgctgcaatggaggTTATGGCTCAAGCTTTGGAACATCAGTCGAACGTTGGTGAGAATGATGGATCTCgcagtttggctaccttccagaGAGAGAATCGGCCTATCTTCAAGGGTACCTATGATCCTGATGGTGCAATGACTTGgttgaaggagatcgagagaatcgtccgtgtgatggattgcactccAGATCAGAAG TGGTTAGAGACTCGTCAGAGGTTGGAAGTTGCTGGTGAGGAAGTGACTTGGGTTGTGTTCTGTCGGGAGTTCCTAAGGAAGTACTCTCTTGAGGAAGTtcgtggcaagaaggaaatcgAGTTCCTTGAGTTGAAACAAGGAAGCATGTTTGTTACTGCTTATGCTGCGAAGTCTGGCAAGCTGGCCAAGTTCTATCAGCATTATGATGGGCCATACtga
- the LOC131602669 gene encoding uncharacterized protein LOC131602669 → MPFFLLKNALGAKMKKGIRTFCNTDVSTSTLNQHNSTIGNGIGNNSQVDITSSKVSSPFLQCDNSNSKQSTPTLEDLILQLEMEEEMARKEKLNEYSGIRGRMSSVNNSDILRSARNALNQYPRFSLDGRDSMYRSSFGMIEGRRSVCSERSLEPKVEEKVVCFPTTIAGESVVWCKPGVVAKLMGLEAIPVPIGRKRCDNKDKISSVGLRRQNIRRRSFERHDLERKLAMDMQGYRDHFVRRRNRSGICSNNGYCIMKPVSLEAMAGGPASWQPRRYA, encoded by the coding sequence ATGCCATTCTTTCTACTCAAGAACGCTTTAGGAGCCAAGATGAAGAAAGGCATAAGAACTTTTTGCAACACTGATGTGTCAACCTCAACTCTCAACCAACACAATAGTACTATTGGCAATGGCATAGGCAACAATAGCCAAGTTGACATCACCAGTAGCAAGGTAAGCTCTCCTTTTTTACAATGcgacaattcaaattcaaagcaaAGCACACCAACACTAGAAGATCTTATACTACAGCTAGAAATGGAGGAAGAGATGGCAAGGAAAGAAAAACTCAATGAATATAGTGGAATAAGGGGAAGAATGTCAAGTGTTAATAACTCTGACATCTTAAGATCTGCAAGAAATGCTTTGAATCAATACCCAAGGTTTTCACTTGATGGAAGAGATTCCATGTATAGGTCATCTTTTGGAATGATAGAAGGAAGAAGATCAGTTTGTAGTGAGAGAAGTTTAGAACCAAAGGTTGAGGAAAAGGTTGTGTGTTTTCCCACAACAATTGCAGGGGAGAGTGTAGTTTGGTGTAAACCTGGGGTTGTGGCAAAGTTAATGGGTTTGGAAGCTATTCCAGTGCCAATTGGTAGAAAAAGATGTGACAATAAAGACAAGATAAGTAGTGTTGGTTTAAGGAGGCAGAATATAAGGAGGAGATCATTTGAGAGGCATGATTTGGAGAGAAAATTAGCAATGGACATGCAGGGTTATCGTGATCATTTTGTTAGAAGAAGAAATAGGTCTGGTATTTGCTCTAACAATGGATATTGTATTATGAAACCAGTTTCTCTAGAAGCTATGGCAGGTGGTCCTGCTAGTTGGCAGCCAAGGAGATATGCTTAG
- the LOC131602668 gene encoding putative E3 ubiquitin-protein ligase RING1a has product MPAQKRSFEEALEENEESENEINNDEQPKDEDESDQSHSSSDDEEGDEDEEEEEEEEEEEEYVAIKLSDVRKEVQCPICLGIIRKTRTVMECLHRFCRECIDKSMRLGNNECPACRTHCASRRSLRDDPSYDALIAVMYPDIDKYEEQELALHEDEMARHKQFQASIAQTLQRQSEALSKKRNAKATSVTFARRSQGNSRTSNLKRRRNFRNAGDFQVSNDTKGMDDNDGGKGSSSDDGQIETQPRRYKRGGEPEAQFPQHSPSTDPDGVGDENTPEVNREILSASGTLSWGKNGHRSHSRANGKNAKNNRISKLVEHIRNSAENGYELLTFLMLVSLDEQRIPSLKDPCLTCKPTMSVKILRKHVANETAMPEGEVELWMILKPQSSFVEGERTFDPNTDNLRILEDQETLAELLGTYENTSHGYLVMAYKRTLQN; this is encoded by the exons TTCATCTGACGACGAAGaaggagatgaagatgaagaggaagaggaagaggaagaggaagaggaaga ATATGTGGCTATAAAATTGTCAGATGTACGCAAGGAAGTTCAGTGTCCTATCTGCCTTG GCATCATTCGAAAAACAAGAACCGTAATGGAATGCCTTCATCGCTTTTGCAGAGAGTGCATAGACAAATCCATGCGCCTTGG TAACAATGAATGTCCTGCTTGCCGTACACATTGTGCTAGCCGACGGTCACTGAGAGATGACCCAAGCTACGATGCCTTGATTGCTGTTATGTATCCAGATATTGACAAGTATGAGGAACAG GAATTGGCTTTGCACGAGGATGAGATGGCTCGCCATAAGCAG TTTCAAGCATCCATTGCCCAAACACTACAACGGCAATCAGAAGCATTGAGTAAAAAACGAAATGCCAAAGCAACATCAGTGACTTTTGCGAGGAGATCCCAAGGAAACTCTCGAACTTCAAACCTCAAACGTCGAAGAAACTTTAGAAATGCTGGTGACTTTCAGGTATCCAATGACACCAAGGGTATGGATGATAATGATGGGGGAAAGGGATCATCTTCTGATGATGGGCAGATAGAAACCCAGCCAAGAAGATACAAAAGAGGCGGAGAACCAGAAGCGCAGTTTCCTCAGCATTCTCCCTCTACTGATCCAGATGGAGTTGGTGATGAAAATACTCCAGAAGTAAATAGGGAAATCCTAAGTGCATCCGGTACACTTTCCTGGGGAAAAAATGGTCACCGGAGTCACAGCCGAGCCAATGGAAAGAATGCCAAAAACAACCGCATCTCCAAATTGGTTGAACATATTCGTAACTCGGCAGAAAATGGCTATGAG CTGCTTACCTTTCTCATGCTTGTCTCATTGGATGAGCAAAGAATACCAAGTTTGAAGGATCCATGCCTTACTTGCAAGCCTACCATGTCGGTCAAGATACTGCGCAAG CATGTTGCAAATGAAACTGCCATGCCTGAGGGTGAAGTTGAATTGTGGATGATACTCAAGCCACAATCTAGCTTTGTAGAAGGTGAAAGAACCTTTGATCCAAACACAGATAATTTACGCATTCTAGAAGACCAAGAAACATTGGCTGAATTGCTGGGAACTTATGAAAATACCAGCCATGGTTATCTG GTCATGGCTTACAAGAGGACGTTGCAGAATTGA